ACTTGAATTTCACATTGTGCTTGAAATTAGTCATTTGACATCGTTTAGGGGGCGAAAACGataatttactactccctccgttccatagtaaattagtaatagagtcattttgtcattttggtacgttccatagtaataaagtcatttctctttttctcttttcagtaaaagtcaacacatttttccacacctactttattctctcttacttttttcatcctTATAATGGGTAACAATATAAAGATTATGAACGAAAACGAGCTGAAAATGTCATGTGTCAGAAATACTTGAAATTTGCACTGTGCTTGAATATGCAAATTTGTAATATCAGCGCTCAAATGTAATTCCGACTTTTGGAAGTAATGTTTCCATGGGTTTGACAACAATGTTTATTCTTTGTAGGTATAATGGAAGATGCTTGAGACAAAGTTacaattatttctttttctgctTTTTGCTTTTTGATTAAGTTTAGAGATGTTTTTTATAAATCTAGTTTAAGGACTGTAATTTAATGTAAGACCTCGTAGGATTTGTCTCCTAAGAGGATTgtttatcaatatatatatttttttgtttgatatcctattatattaaacaaattacttttaaatttgcTCTTTcttaagtataaaaaataagagaaatgatTTTTGACACTATGGCAATGCCACAATAGGGGCTAAATAGTCATTTTAATAGgatttcatttcttattaaattaaaaatcatttctcttatttaGACATTACTGACTgagtttacatatttttttaagaatttcataatttttattttaactatttagtttttaaaattctactttttttaattcttactcgctccgtccataaaaaatagggcacatttaccatttttggtcgtccacaaaaaatagagcatattcatttatggaaaattttcaaaagataataacCCTACGCATTATTTCCCTAACATTAtatctcacttactttttctcattctctattacttttttttctttctcaattctacattaaaactcgtatcatATACCAATTgccctattttttttggacggatggagtattaaaataataaattttattagtaagaagaataacttttattagtaaaaaatattaactttCACTCATaagaattataaatttatgtaatatataataactttaatttataaagaaatagagtaacttttataaataaaatagtaaattatatttttaagagcaatcatttttaattttatattttaaaaatcatatgagCTCTTTCTCGTACAAAATATGtaggttttaaaaattattatttaattgataaattttatgcTATTAAGTAAGTAcgtaaagaataaaaaaaaaatcaaattgtcgcatcatttcataaaattataattaaaactatgGATACATAAAATTATCCCCAAAgcatttatatttgttttgtttttattttagaaagatgttattttattcaaatgcATCTAAGTTTATTCAAATGATCAGCTGCTAAACAATCACATGAAGAAGTGATTGCAATGCTTCCCCAATATTGGCGGCAGTCTATATAAATAAGGTGGAGCGGTTAAAATTGAATTCTCTAAGAATTTGAATGCCATGGCTTCTATTTCTGAAATTGGTAACTTGTTTAGCTCCCTTTCTGTTTCAATTTATTGCGCCATATCTCTTCTTGATTCAATTTTAGAGTTGGTAAAATGACAGGTTCAGCGATTTTTCAAGATGTTGCTAATGGAGACCTTGTACAACTTAGGGGTGAAGtctttttcttgatttccGATTACTGTGTTTTTTATGTCGGATTCTTGTAATGCTTTTAGTTTCGCAGCAATTAGGAAAAAGGTTGATGATGAGTTGGGATTCCGCAAAATTTGCGATGAATACAACGAGTTTTCCACTGGCCGGACTGTCTTGCATCACGCGGCTGGAATTGGACATTTTGATATTTGCAAATTCTTGATTGAGGACGTCCAAGTTCATATAGATGCCTCGACTTACAAGAGTTCTCTCCCCTCATATATTCATGCTATTTTGAGTCAATTTGATCTGAGGATTGTAATGTTTGATCTGAGGATTGAATACTGATTCAGGGGATACTCCTCTGGTAGAAGCTGTCAAAGgggaaaatgtcaaaattgtgGAGTTTCTCATCAAACAGGGTGCTAAAATTAGTCTTGCAAATGTTGAGGGATTCACTCCGTTGCACTTTGCAGTTCTAAACAGTCAGTGGTTTTGTAGTTGTAATGCTGTGAAAGACTGTGCTGTTGGTGTTATAAGCTCTAATCCAGTGGTTTGGTTCCAGATAAGATGGAGCTTGTGGAATTGTTGCTGATAGAAGGTGCTGTTGTAGATGCAGATTCTGTAGATGGAACACCTTTGCAGATTGCTGTTTCTCGTGGAAATGTTGAGGCTGCCAAGGGTCTCTTGTCTCGTGGCGCAAATGTGGGCCACGAGATTAATCCCTTTGTCGATGATAGTTATGAATATCTTTATTGTACTCGCTTATGATATAATCTGGTGAGAATGATCCCTTTGCTGCTTTCCATTTTGCAGCCAGCTTATTATTATGCAGTTGCCGACACCCCTCTTGTATGTGCAGTCAAGTCTTGCTCATTTGAATGCCTAAATTTGCTTCTTGAGGTATGTTTTTGTGAAATGGAAATATCTGTCTTGTGTAACTTTCTGTTAGCCATGTCGTTGTTTTGAGATTGGGGGATGTCCGTTGATAAATTATGcactaaatttaaaacaaaggTTTGAAACTAATTTCCCCCCCTCTTTctcgctctctctctctctcacatcACATGTGTTGCAGatggagaagagaaagagaatcTGCTAAGGAATACAACCATTCCATCGTAAACCACAGAATGGTAAGcatttcttcttcttagtGAGTTGTTCATCTCATCCTTGGCCATGTGTTATGTGATGCGTAGGCCACACAGCTTGATCCATCAAACCCCATGTGGGTATTAAAGCGAAGCTCGTGTGAAGCACGCATGGGTCTACGCAATCATGCTCTGTTTGATGCTCAGAAATGCATTAGACTCAAGCCAGACTTGCCAGTCCCTTACCATGAAGGAGAAATGGCTAATGAGATAGTCAAGGTATTAATGTGATCTTCAAACTACATATCAATTCGTCATCTAACGTTTAATGATTGTGTTTTGTGAAGAAATTCCTCATGGCATGCCTTGCCTTCTCGTTGGATCCTTACAGCATGGAAACCGGTCGTGCATTTAGGTAACTACTCTAATTCTAATGTTTTTACTAAAACAATTCTTGAAACTAATtatgttttggtttttggtgGCAGAGTTAGTTTGTTTGATTACTTTGTTTGGTTGAG
The genomic region above belongs to Salvia hispanica cultivar TCC Black 2014 chromosome 3, UniMelb_Shisp_WGS_1.0, whole genome shotgun sequence and contains:
- the LOC125210352 gene encoding ankyrin repeat and SOCS box protein 13-like, giving the protein MASISEIGSAIFQDVANGDLVQLRAIRKKVDDELGFRKICDEYNEFSTGRTVLHHAAGIGHFDICKFLIEDVQVHIDASTYKRDTPLVEAVKGENVKIVEFLIKQGAKISLANVEGFTPLHFAVLNNKMELVELLLIEGAVVDADSVDGTPLQIAVSRGNVEAAKGLLSRGANPAYYYAVADTPLVCAVKSCSFECLNLLLEMEKRKRIC